The proteins below come from a single Lineus longissimus chromosome 5, tnLinLong1.2, whole genome shotgun sequence genomic window:
- the LOC135488414 gene encoding uncharacterized protein LOC135488414 yields MAEKQAYNQPMVVVGQPAYVEADYTIPRAKVPGIMMLVIACFNGIGFLVAGILTGAFGGVIELIVAFLLYGLVGFLATYAAFKQQKGQACVVAMIIFAVFALVNSFGQLIYRAVWILTGTLLAVHGGGQLSVLILIISCIAAFFAILVFILTIVLIVFGSKVVCQCCGAPSQASGGVIYQAAPSGQQA; encoded by the exons ATGGCAGAAAAGCAAGCATACAATCAGCCCATGGTGGTGGTCGGCCAGCCCGCTTATGTCGAGGCGGACTACACCATTCCTAGAGCCAAGGTCCCCGGCATTATGATGCTTGTTATTGCTTGTTTCAATGGGATCGGCTTCCTTGTCGCCGGAATCTTGACAGGAGCTTTTGGTGGAGTAATAG AACTTATCGTCGCATTCTTGCTGTATGGCTTGGTTGGTTTCCTTGCTACATATGCTGCGTTCAAGCAACAGAAAGGACAGGCATGTGTAGTGGCAATGATCATATTTGCCGTCTTTGCATTGGTTAACTCCTTTGGTCAG CTCATTTACCGTGCCGTATGGATTTTAACCGGGACTCTCCTGGCCGTTCATGGGGGTGGACAATTGTCTGTA CTTATCCTGATCATATCGTGCATCGCCGCGTTCTTCGCCATCCTTGTGTTCATTCTGACCATCGTCCTGATAGTCTTTGGAAGCAAGGTTGTCTGTCAGTGCTGCGGAGCCCCGTCCCAGGCAAGCGGTGGTGTCATCTACCAGGCTGCTCCAAGCGGCCAACAGGCCTAG
- the LOC135488117 gene encoding xaa-Pro aminopeptidase 1-like: MDVFGWSNVLLIFVICHLRMYATDVGTAKSLSVSPSDRDGCKPGAAASPTRTDSSKRVQALREEMAKEENGGLSAYIVPSGDAHQTEYVSNFDKRLRFITGFTGSAGMAVVTSKKAALWTDSRYYIQSDEQMDCQWILMKLYHEPPPPSVTEWLIAHLSPGDKIGLDPRLMKAERFQYYEKGFAAKNISLVPLMTNLIDQIWTEGRPKIKRSHLLILEMKYAGKAWQEKLADVREKMTQKNADVMVLAALDDIAWLYNLRGDDISYTPVFLSYSIITKNESTLYIQDREYKETAELKKHLTGSSGSVKIKDYNSFFDDLAKVNKNPDTRKIWIGKSSYAIWRTVDKEKRFEDYLPVAFMKSIKNSVERAGMRRAHLKDAVAKIDFFAFLEKAVQAGEYWTELSATVKLSEFRSQQEDAKGDSFQTISSVGPNAAKPHYTPTNASDRQITMDEVYLLDSGGHYLDGTTDVTRTVHFGTPTEFVKEMYTRVLMGSINMAIWVWREGVHGYNFEASAHQAIWEVGLDYFHPSGHGVSMFMTIHEGPPHFSLWSSRLNQKLQEGMFFSNEPGYYQIGKFGVRLETIVEIVEAKTKYSLGNKQKFLRFEPISLVPFEPNLIQLDLMTREQKIWLNSFHQKCLKEVGAELIKQRRIEGYKWLAKRTEAVPLDSGSKNLFTNLYIVVTLVSSIVLSIG, translated from the exons ATGGACGTGTTTGGTTGGTCGAACG TTCTGCTCATATTTGTAATATGTCACTTGCGCATGTACGCGACAGACGTCGGGACGGCGAAGAGTCTGTCTGTCTCTCCAAGCGACAGAGATGGATGTAAACCAGGGGCG GCGGCGTCCCCCACACGGACAGATTCTAGCAAACGAGTGCAGGCCTTACGGGAGGAAATGGCGAAAGAAGAGAATGGCGGATTGAGTGCGTACATTGTACCCTCTGGTGATGcacatcag ACCGAGTATGTGAGTAATTTCGACAAGCGGTTGCGTTTTATAACAGGGTTTACTGGAAGTGCAG gaatggCTGTCGTCACGTCGAAGAAAGCGGCCCTTTGGACGGACAGCCGGTACTACATACAGTCAGATGAACAGATGGACTGCCAGTGGATACTCATGAAAT TATATCATGAACCCCCGCCGCCTTCCGTCACTGAATGGCTCATTGCCCATCTGAGTCCAGGTGATAAGATAGGCCTGGATCCAAGATTAATGAAAGCGGAACGCTTCCAATACTACGAGAAAGGCTTTGCTGCCAAGAACATAAGCCTCGTACCCTTGATGACCAACCTTATTGATCAGATCTGGACCGAGGGAAGGCCGAAAATCAAAAGATCTCATCTCTTGATTCTCGAAATGAAATATGCAG GAAAAGCATGGCAAGAAAAGCTAGCCGATGTCAGAGAGAAAATGACGCAAAAAAATGCTGACGTTATGGTTTTGGCCGCTCTAGATGATATTGCGT GGCTGTACAACTTGAGGGGAGATGACATCAGTTACACGCCTGTTTTTCTCTCGTATTCCATCATCACCAAGAACGAATCAAC GTTGTACATACAAGACAGAGAGTACAAAGAGACGGCGGAACTCAAGAAGCATTTAACGGGGTCTTCGGGATCAGTCAAG ATAAAAGACTACAATTCATTTTTTGACGATCTAGCGAAGGTGAACAAGAACCCAGATACGAGGAAGATTTGGATTGGAAAGTCGAGCTACGCTATTTGGAGGACAGTGGATAAA GAAAAGAGATTCGAAGATTACCTTCCGGTGGCCTTTATGAAATCAATCAAGAACAGCGTGGAGAGAGCCGGCATGAGACGAGCTCAT TTGAAAGATGCCGTAGCAAAGATAGATTTCTTCGCCTTTCTGGAGAAAGCTGTTCAGGCCGGTGAGTACTGGACTGAGCTGTCGGCGACAGTAAAACTATCAGAGTTTAGGAG CCAACAGGAGGACGCCAAGGGGGATAGCTTCCAAACCATCTCGTCGGTGGGACCAAATGCAGCCAAACCTCACTACACACCAACAAATGCATCTGACAGACAGATCACGATGGACGAGGTTTATCTTTTAGATTCCGGGGGACACTACCT CGATGGAACAACAGACGTCACACGGACGGTCCACTTTGGTACTCCGACTGAATTTGTGAAAGAAATGTACACTCGAGTTTTGATGGGTTCAATAAATATGGCGATATGGGTGTGGAGAGAAGGAGTTCATG GTTATAATTTCGAGGCTAGCGCTCATCAGGCAATTTGGGAGGTTGGCCTTGACTATTTCCACCCGTCTGGGCACGGGGTGAGCATGTTTATGACCATTCATGAAG GTCCCCCTCATTTTAGTTTATGGAGTTCTCGGCTCAACCAGAAACTTCAAGAAGGAATGTTCTTTTCTAACG AACCAGGATATTATCAGATTGGAAAGTTCGGTGTAAGACTTGAGACCATCGTTGAAATAGTGGAGGCCAAAACCAAGTATTCTCTTGGTAACAAGCAAAAGTTCCTGCGATTCGAACCCATTTCATTGGTGCCATTTGAACCGAACCTGATTCAGTTGGATCTCATGACGAGAGAGCAG AAAATCTGGCTGAATAGTTTCCATCAGAAATGCCTGAAGGAAGTTGGTGCGGAACTGATCAAACAACGGAGAATAGAAGGCTACAAATGGCTGGCGAAAAGGACCGAGGCAGTACCGCTGGATAGTGGATCTAAGAACTTGTTTACAAATTTGTACATTGTAGTCACTCTAGTTTCTAGTATCGTATTGTCAATTGGTTGA